The following are encoded in a window of Halorarum salinum genomic DNA:
- a CDS encoding NYN domain-containing protein, producing MGLLGRLRRVREGGGSSRGDVALFVDGPNVLREEFDVDLDDLRTAAAAMGNLVTARLYLNEHATPGLIQAAEARGFQVVVTSGDVDVKLAVDVATFAAEGRAGTIAIASRDTDFKPALEAANERGLRTLAIAPGSYGRSDALRNAADESVTLGE from the coding sequence ATGGGGCTACTGGGGCGTCTCCGCCGCGTACGCGAGGGCGGCGGGTCCTCCCGCGGGGACGTCGCGCTGTTCGTCGACGGCCCGAACGTGCTCCGCGAGGAGTTCGACGTGGACCTCGACGACCTCCGGACGGCGGCGGCCGCGATGGGGAACCTCGTCACCGCGCGGCTCTACCTGAACGAGCACGCCACGCCGGGGCTGATCCAGGCCGCCGAGGCGCGCGGCTTCCAGGTCGTCGTGACGAGCGGCGACGTGGACGTGAAACTCGCGGTCGACGTGGCGACGTTCGCCGCGGAGGGGCGCGCCGGGACCATCGCCATCGCCTCCCGCGACACGGACTTCAAGCCGGCGCTGGAGGCCGCCAACGAGCGCGGTCTGCGGACGCTCGCCATCGCTCCGGGTAGCTACGGGCGGTCGGACGCGCTCCGGAATGCAGCCGACGAGAGCGTGACGCTGGGGGAGTAA
- a CDS encoding S8 family serine peptidase, translated as MTDRDAAPDLYRRGLLKAAGLAAGGAALPGVTSATPGREPGAKEDEVLVGVSATADDVEGAVARHVPGDAEVVHSNETLRYVAVKFPSGAADVARENFVDAITKKEHVKYAEPNATHRAFATPNDPQFGDQYAPQQVDAPDAWDVTYGSSSVTVAVVDTGAQYDHPDLADNFADDPGYDFADDDSDPYPDAPSDEYHGTHVAGIAGAVTDNGTGVAGVSDSELINGRALDESGSGSTADIADAIEWAADRDADVLNLSLGGGGYTSTMKNAVSYAYDNGVFIAAAAGNDGTNSVSYPAAYSECLAVSAVDSNGDLAYFSTTGEKVELAAPGVDVLSTTTEARGSYETLSGTSMATPVVAGSAGLALAQWDVDNATLRSHLKDTATDLGLSSDEQGSGQVDAGAAVATEPGDGGGGGGGGDTTTGSVTDSLSGYWDSDCWSWAWEYGSPSKVVIELDGPSDADFDLYANEGDGTCPTTSSYDYRSWSTDSQETITVDDPDTSTDLHVLVDSYSGSGEYTLTITEHE; from the coding sequence ATGACAGACCGTGACGCAGCCCCAGACCTGTATCGACGCGGACTCCTGAAGGCGGCCGGCCTCGCGGCCGGCGGCGCGGCGCTCCCGGGCGTGACGAGCGCGACGCCCGGTCGCGAACCCGGCGCCAAGGAGGACGAGGTGCTCGTGGGCGTGTCGGCGACGGCCGACGACGTGGAGGGCGCGGTCGCCCGGCACGTCCCCGGCGACGCGGAGGTCGTCCACTCGAACGAGACGCTCCGCTACGTGGCGGTGAAGTTCCCGAGCGGGGCTGCCGACGTCGCCCGCGAGAACTTCGTCGACGCGATCACGAAAAAAGAGCACGTCAAGTACGCCGAGCCGAACGCCACCCACCGGGCGTTCGCGACGCCGAACGACCCGCAGTTCGGCGACCAGTACGCGCCCCAGCAGGTGGACGCCCCCGACGCGTGGGACGTCACCTACGGCTCCTCGTCGGTCACCGTCGCGGTGGTCGACACCGGCGCGCAGTACGACCACCCGGACCTCGCGGACAACTTCGCGGACGACCCGGGGTACGACTTCGCGGACGACGACTCGGACCCGTATCCGGACGCCCCGAGCGACGAGTACCACGGCACCCACGTCGCCGGCATCGCCGGCGCAGTCACGGACAACGGCACCGGGGTCGCCGGCGTGAGCGACTCGGAACTCATCAACGGCCGCGCGCTCGACGAGAGCGGCAGCGGGTCGACCGCGGACATCGCCGACGCCATCGAGTGGGCCGCCGACCGGGACGCGGACGTGCTGAACCTCTCGCTCGGGGGCGGCGGCTACACGAGCACGATGAAGAACGCCGTCTCCTACGCGTACGACAACGGCGTCTTCATCGCCGCCGCGGCGGGCAACGACGGGACCAACTCCGTCTCGTACCCGGCGGCCTACAGCGAGTGTCTGGCCGTCTCGGCCGTGGACTCGAACGGCGACCTCGCGTACTTCTCGACGACGGGCGAGAAGGTCGAACTCGCCGCGCCGGGGGTGGACGTGCTCTCGACGACGACGGAGGCGCGCGGGAGCTACGAGACGCTCTCGGGCACCTCGATGGCGACGCCGGTCGTCGCGGGTTCTGCGGGCCTGGCGCTCGCGCAGTGGGACGTCGACAACGCCACGCTCCGCTCGCACCTCAAGGACACGGCGACCGACCTCGGACTCTCCAGCGACGAGCAGGGGAGCGGGCAGGTCGACGCCGGCGCAGCGGTCGCGACCGAACCCGGCGACGGCGGGGGTGGCGGCGGCGGCGGGGACACCACAACCGGGTCGGTCACCGACTCGCTGTCGGGCTACTGGGACAGCGACTGCTGGTCGTGGGCGTGGGAGTACGGTTCCCCCTCGAAGGTCGTGATCGAACTCGACGGCCCGTCGGACGCCGACTTCGACCTCTACGCGAACGAGGGCGACGGCACCTGTCCGACGACTTCCTCGTACGACTACCGCTCGTGGAGCACCGACAGCCAGGAGACGATCACCGTCGACGACCCTGACACGTCGACGGACCTCCACGTCCTCGTCGACTCCTACTCCGGCTCCGGCGAGTACACGCTCACCATCACCGAGCACGAGTAA
- a CDS encoding Na+/H+ antiporter has protein sequence MDSNVTDTDGDGGGVTLLQAGAGIAAELVTLLTVFLIAAGVGTLVAKVGRFPYTIALLLAGLVVSIAGVEIGAAQDLSHDLILLVVLPALLFEGAATTDLEQFRRNVVPVLTLAVPGLIVSVLLLGYLGSRVLGFSLVVSLLFAAMILPTDPVSVLALFKELGVPDRLAVLVEGESLINDGVGVVIFSTLLALIQEGVSPETLLTVPGALEVLREFLVVSLGGLLVGLATGYAVYRVMRNLDEHMTEIVLTLVLAYGSFLLAEHYLHVSGVIATVVAGLFIGNRGAEYAMGPRTKVSVFNTWETAAFVVNTFVFVAIGVRTPIGDLLRFADLIVVGIALTLLARAVVVYAATALVNRLQGNRVPRSYQHVMVWGGLHGSIPIALVLGLPRPGTTVPASFPRAELTALVFGIAAFSLVVQGLTMGRLLDRLGILTRSDAERLYQLLVGRSRAVSGALDAVERLRRQGDVPGDVYEDFRAEYGRERDALNEAIAELFAANPELRRERVLVGERQVLRREKSALLDAVRSGVVADDVGERLMEEVDLKLDLVDDGRSTVREDAEGYTEFWRERAESFGLDVPGGGDDGGVDDADDVPDG, from the coding sequence ATGGACTCGAATGTCACGGACACCGACGGGGACGGAGGAGGGGTGACGCTTCTCCAGGCGGGCGCCGGCATCGCCGCCGAACTCGTCACGCTACTGACGGTGTTCCTCATCGCGGCGGGGGTCGGCACGCTCGTCGCCAAGGTCGGTCGGTTCCCGTACACCATCGCGTTGCTGCTCGCGGGGCTCGTCGTCTCCATCGCGGGCGTGGAGATCGGCGCCGCGCAGGACCTCTCGCACGACCTCATCCTGCTCGTCGTCCTCCCGGCGCTGCTGTTCGAGGGCGCCGCGACGACGGACCTTGAGCAATTCCGCCGGAACGTCGTCCCCGTCCTCACGCTCGCGGTTCCTGGACTCATCGTCTCCGTGCTCCTCCTCGGGTATCTGGGGTCGCGCGTGCTGGGGTTCTCGCTCGTCGTGTCGCTGCTGTTCGCCGCGATGATCCTCCCCACCGACCCGGTCTCCGTGCTCGCGCTGTTCAAGGAACTGGGCGTGCCCGACCGGCTCGCGGTGCTCGTGGAGGGCGAGTCGCTCATCAACGACGGGGTCGGCGTCGTCATCTTCTCCACGCTGCTCGCGCTGATCCAGGAGGGCGTGTCGCCGGAGACGCTACTCACCGTCCCCGGCGCGCTCGAGGTGCTCCGCGAGTTCCTCGTCGTGTCGCTGGGGGGACTACTGGTCGGGCTGGCGACCGGGTACGCCGTCTACCGGGTGATGCGGAACCTCGACGAGCACATGACCGAGATCGTCCTGACGCTCGTGCTCGCCTACGGGAGCTTCCTCCTCGCCGAGCACTACCTCCACGTGAGCGGCGTCATCGCCACGGTCGTCGCGGGACTGTTCATCGGTAACCGCGGCGCCGAGTACGCCATGGGCCCGCGGACGAAGGTGTCGGTGTTCAACACCTGGGAGACGGCGGCGTTCGTCGTCAACACGTTCGTCTTCGTCGCCATCGGCGTCCGGACGCCGATCGGCGACCTCCTCCGCTTCGCCGACCTCATCGTCGTCGGCATCGCCCTCACGCTGTTGGCGCGCGCGGTCGTCGTGTACGCCGCGACGGCGCTGGTGAACCGCCTGCAGGGGAACCGCGTGCCCCGGTCGTACCAGCACGTCATGGTCTGGGGCGGGCTCCACGGCTCCATCCCCATCGCGCTCGTGCTGGGGCTCCCCAGGCCGGGGACGACCGTGCCGGCGTCGTTCCCGCGCGCCGAGCTGACGGCGCTCGTCTTCGGCATCGCCGCGTTCTCGCTCGTCGTCCAGGGGCTCACGATGGGGCGACTGCTCGATCGGTTGGGTATACTCACCCGCTCGGACGCGGAGCGGTTGTACCAGCTCCTCGTCGGTCGCTCCCGGGCAGTGTCGGGGGCGCTCGACGCGGTCGAGCGTCTTCGCCGACAGGGCGACGTTCCCGGCGACGTGTACGAGGACTTCCGCGCCGAGTACGGCCGCGAGCGGGACGCGCTGAACGAGGCCATCGCCGAGCTGTTCGCGGCGAACCCCGAACTGCGGCGCGAGCGCGTGCTCGTCGGCGAGCGGCAGGTGCTCAGGCGGGAGAAGAGCGCGCTCCTGGACGCGGTCCGTTCGGGGGTCGTCGCCGACGACGTGGGCGAGCGGCTGATGGAGGAGGTGGACCTGAAGCTCGACCTGGTCGACGACGGCCGGTCGACCGTCCGCGAGGACGCCGAGGGGTACACGGAGTTCTGGCGGGAGCGCGCGGAGTCGTTCGGCCTCGACGTTCCCGGCGGCGGGGACGACGGGGGCGTCGACGACGCCGACGACGTGCCGGACGGGTAG
- a CDS encoding DUF5799 family protein: protein MSNWTDAIVGDRMAVDREFSERVRGSRFSNQEWGLIMTAVEFEIEHADDPERASIVADTSKLSSIVPELEKVSNQMQGMGGAGGDSGGSVLDGIRGALFGDGSSGDDREKQEAAERLSQEYADALQAHLESKGTWEQVRIAYQE from the coding sequence ATGAGCAACTGGACGGACGCCATCGTCGGCGACCGGATGGCGGTGGATCGCGAGTTCTCCGAGCGCGTCCGGGGGTCGCGCTTCTCGAACCAGGAGTGGGGGCTCATCATGACCGCAGTCGAGTTCGAGATCGAACACGCCGACGACCCCGAGCGCGCCAGCATCGTCGCGGACACGAGCAAACTGTCGAGCATCGTCCCCGAACTCGAGAAGGTCTCGAACCAGATGCAGGGGATGGGCGGCGCCGGCGGCGACTCGGGCGGATCCGTCCTCGACGGCATCAGGGGGGCGCTGTTCGGCGACGGGTCGAGCGGCGACGATCGGGAGAAGCAGGAGGCGGCCGAGCGACTCTCCCAGGAGTACGCCGACGCGCTCCAGGCCCACCTCGAGTCGAAGGGGACCTGGGAGCAGGTGCGGATCGCCTACCAGGAGTAG
- a CDS encoding DUF7557 family protein: MPQIEVSDETIERLDGLRENGESYDELIDELINILEAEERTMFHSGDEY; the protein is encoded by the coding sequence ATGCCCCAGATCGAGGTCAGCGACGAGACGATCGAGCGGCTCGACGGGCTCCGCGAGAACGGCGAGAGCTACGACGAGTTGATCGACGAGCTCATCAACATCCTTGAGGCCGAGGAGCGGACGATGTTCCACTCGGGCGACGAGTACTGA
- the leuB gene encoding 3-isopropylmalate dehydrogenase: MAGEEIVVIPGDGVGNEVVPAARSVLEAVGEFEFVEAEAGDAVKERTGEALPPETYDRVAAADATLFGAAGETAADVILPLREAVDSFVNVRPARAYPGVDALRPETDVVFLRENTEGVYAGHESRLSGDLSTLTRVVTTSASERLAEFACEFVADRGADGFHLAHKANVMRETDGRFRDAVVGVADERGVETEEVLMDAFATRVCLDPAAFDVVVCPNLAGDVLSDLAAGLVGGLGLLPSANVGPERGLFEPVHGTAPDIAGEGVANPAAAILSAAMLLEHLGYDGEGADVRAAVEAVLSDGPRTPDLGGDAGTDEVAEAVRSRL; encoded by the coding sequence ATGGCGGGCGAGGAGATCGTCGTCATCCCGGGCGACGGCGTCGGGAACGAGGTCGTCCCGGCGGCCCGGAGCGTGCTGGAGGCCGTCGGCGAGTTCGAGTTCGTCGAGGCCGAGGCGGGCGACGCGGTGAAGGAGCGAACCGGGGAGGCGCTTCCCCCGGAGACGTACGATCGGGTCGCCGCCGCGGACGCGACGCTGTTCGGCGCGGCCGGCGAGACGGCGGCGGACGTCATTCTCCCGCTGCGGGAGGCGGTGGACTCGTTCGTGAACGTCCGTCCCGCCCGCGCGTACCCCGGCGTCGACGCGCTCCGGCCCGAGACGGACGTCGTGTTCCTGCGGGAGAACACCGAGGGCGTCTACGCGGGCCACGAGAGCAGGCTCTCGGGGGACCTCTCGACGCTCACCCGCGTCGTCACCACCTCGGCGTCCGAACGGCTCGCCGAGTTCGCCTGCGAGTTCGTCGCCGACCGCGGCGCGGACGGCTTCCACCTCGCCCACAAGGCGAACGTGATGCGCGAGACGGACGGGCGGTTCCGCGACGCGGTCGTCGGCGTCGCGGACGAGCGCGGCGTCGAGACGGAGGAGGTGCTGATGGACGCGTTCGCGACGCGCGTCTGTCTCGACCCGGCCGCGTTCGACGTCGTCGTCTGCCCGAACCTCGCGGGCGACGTGCTCTCGGACCTCGCGGCGGGGCTGGTCGGCGGGCTCGGCCTGCTCCCGTCGGCGAACGTCGGCCCCGAGCGCGGCCTGTTCGAGCCGGTCCACGGGACCGCCCCGGACATCGCGGGCGAGGGCGTCGCCAACCCCGCGGCGGCCATCCTCTCGGCCGCGATGCTGCTGGAGCACCTCGGGTACGACGGGGAGGGCGCGGACGTGCGTGCGGCCGTCGAGGCCGTCCTCTCGGACGGCCCGCGGACGCCCGACCTCGGCGGCGACGCCGGCACCGACGAAGTGGCCGAAGCGGTGCGTTCCCGCCTGTAA
- the leuD gene encoding 3-isopropylmalate dehydratase small subunit — translation MTSDSSADSDRGSAETVEFVSGTGIPVRGNDIDTDQIIPARFLKAVTFEGLGQFAFFDQRFTEEDEEKEHPFNEDRFRGASVLAVNANFGCGSSREHAPQALMRWGIDAIVGESFAGIFQGNCLALGIPALTASHEEITALQDWIDEHPDGEIEVDVAAETVTYGDTTIEASVDEAQRRALVEGEWDTTALMDSNAGAVRGTAESLPYVTDEHLPGASD, via the coding sequence ATGACCTCCGATTCTAGTGCAGACTCGGACCGAGGTTCCGCTGAGACAGTCGAGTTCGTCTCCGGCACGGGAATCCCCGTCCGCGGCAACGACATCGACACCGACCAGATCATCCCGGCCCGGTTCCTCAAGGCCGTCACCTTCGAAGGCCTCGGGCAGTTCGCGTTCTTCGACCAGCGGTTCACCGAGGAGGACGAGGAGAAGGAGCATCCGTTCAACGAGGACCGCTTCCGGGGGGCGAGCGTGCTCGCGGTGAACGCAAATTTCGGCTGCGGCTCCTCCCGGGAGCACGCCCCTCAGGCGCTGATGCGCTGGGGAATCGACGCGATCGTCGGCGAGTCGTTCGCGGGCATCTTCCAGGGTAACTGCCTCGCGTTGGGTATTCCGGCCCTGACGGCGAGCCATGAAGAGATCACCGCCCTGCAAGACTGGATCGACGAGCACCCCGACGGCGAGATCGAGGTCGACGTGGCCGCCGAGACGGTGACCTACGGCGACACCACGATCGAGGCGTCCGTGGACGAGGCCCAGCGACGGGCGCTCGTCGAGGGCGAGTGGGACACGACCGCGCTGATGGACTCGAACGCGGGCGCCGTCCGCGGGACGGCCGAGTCGCTCCCCTACGTGACCGACGAGCACCTCCCGGGGGCGAGCGACTGA
- the leuC gene encoding 3-isopropylmalate dehydratase large subunit, with protein MSEGTLYDKVWDRHKVTELPTGQDQLFVGLHLIHEVTSPQAFGMLRERDVEVAYPALTHATVDHIIPTADQSRPYNDDEAEQMMSELERNVREAGIDFSDPSTGDQGIVHVVGPEQGLTQPGKTIVCGDSHTATHGAFGALAIGIGTSQIRDVLATGCLAREKKDVRRIEVTGELGAGVEAKDVILRIIRELGTDGGVGYVYEYGGEAVEALGMEGRMSICNMSIEGGAHAGYVNPDETTYEWLRGTDAFADDSEAFEELKPYWESVASEPDATYDDVVTIDGDALEPVVTWGTTPGQGVDISEEVPAPEDLPEDEREIARRAQAHMGVEPGDTMEGYQIDVTFLGSCTNARLPDLRRAAEIVRGREVHDDVRALVVPGSQRVQRIAEEEGLADTFREAGFEWRNAGCSMCLGMNEDQLEGDEACASSSNRNFVGRQGSKDGRTVLMNPQMVAAAAIKGEVSDVRDLEAREVVEA; from the coding sequence ATGAGCGAGGGGACGCTGTACGACAAGGTGTGGGATCGACACAAGGTGACCGAGCTGCCGACCGGCCAGGACCAGCTGTTCGTCGGCCTCCACCTCATCCACGAGGTGACGAGCCCGCAGGCGTTCGGAATGCTCCGCGAGCGCGACGTGGAGGTGGCGTACCCGGCGCTCACCCACGCGACCGTGGACCACATCATTCCTACCGCCGACCAGTCGCGCCCGTACAACGACGACGAAGCCGAACAGATGATGAGCGAACTCGAGCGGAACGTCCGCGAGGCGGGCATCGACTTCTCCGACCCCTCGACTGGCGATCAGGGCATCGTCCACGTCGTCGGCCCCGAGCAGGGGCTCACCCAGCCCGGAAAGACCATCGTCTGTGGCGACTCCCACACAGCCACGCACGGTGCCTTCGGAGCGCTGGCGATCGGCATCGGGACCTCACAGATCCGCGACGTGCTCGCGACCGGCTGTCTCGCCAGGGAGAAGAAGGACGTCCGGCGGATCGAGGTGACGGGAGAACTTGGCGCGGGCGTCGAGGCGAAGGACGTCATTCTCCGGATCATCCGCGAACTCGGCACCGACGGCGGCGTCGGTTACGTATACGAGTACGGTGGCGAGGCCGTCGAGGCACTTGGCATGGAGGGACGGATGTCCATCTGCAACATGTCTATCGAGGGCGGTGCTCACGCGGGCTATGTCAATCCGGATGAAACAACCTACGAATGGCTGCGTGGGACCGACGCCTTCGCCGACGACTCCGAGGCGTTCGAGGAGCTGAAACCGTACTGGGAGTCGGTTGCTTCGGAACCCGACGCCACGTACGACGACGTGGTCACCATTGACGGCGACGCGCTCGAACCGGTCGTAACCTGGGGGACGACGCCCGGCCAGGGCGTCGACATCTCCGAGGAGGTTCCCGCCCCGGAGGATCTCCCCGAGGACGAGCGAGAGATCGCTCGACGGGCGCAGGCACACATGGGCGTCGAGCCTGGCGACACGATGGAGGGGTACCAGATTGACGTCACCTTCCTCGGCTCGTGTACAAACGCGCGCCTTCCAGACCTCCGACGGGCCGCGGAGATCGTCCGAGGCCGCGAAGTCCACGACGACGTCCGGGCGCTAGTGGTCCCGGGGAGCCAGCGCGTCCAGCGGATCGCCGAGGAAGAAGGGCTCGCGGACACGTTCCGTGAGGCCGGCTTCGAGTGGCGCAACGCGGGCTGTTCGATGTGTCTCGGCATGAACGAGGACCAGCTCGAGGGCGACGAGGCATGCGCCTCCTCCTCGAACCGCAACTTCGTGGGACGGCAGGGCTCGAAGGACGGACGGACCGTCCTGATGAACCCACAGATGGTCGCGGCCGCGGCAATCAAAGGCGAAGTATCCGACGTGCGCGACCTGGAGGCGCGCGAGGTGGTGGAAGCATGA